In the Hordeum vulgare subsp. vulgare chromosome 7H, MorexV3_pseudomolecules_assembly, whole genome shotgun sequence genome, one interval contains:
- the LOC123407612 gene encoding putative F-box/FBD/LRR-repeat protein At5g22670 isoform X1 gives MADGAASVVSTAGYDGDDRISALHDDLLCAIISRLSVTDAARTTTLGPRWRHLWHSTPLALDDADLHKSVRDAVVPRILADHPGPFRSVILAEVRFASLDHELAEWPSLLATKGIQILALVNKHIQSHHTSRRLPAEILRCVSLQRLLLGFWTFPVDLSRGADVIFPHLQRLNMIGNAMSDHDLEYLLAASPVLKIITLARNKLKHVHLRSQSLQCVVIGRSAVKEVAVMETPLLDRLILLEPSPSAVGSARLRIKIACAANLRVLGYLEPRAHKLQIGYEVIEPNIMASPRAVLPSVKILALKVNFGVFGEVNMLARFLRCFPNVDTLHIESLPHDPSIPGYELTGELQEYHAKFWQGVSPIKCLRSHVNRMVLHKYRGYQNEFEFLKFIAKDAPELQSLVLVPHEESFTLPDEMNEMIDRLGCPRFRAWTSKVLLVLTKVDIGFGVMTASDLTVEDPFRCSMHG, from the exons GTGCCATCATCTCCCGCCTCTCCGTCACGGACGCCGCCCGCACCACCACCCTCGGCCCCCGCTGGCGCCACCTCTGGCACTCCACACCGCTCGCCCTCGACGATGCCGACCTCCACAAGTCCGTCCGTGACGCCGTAGTCCCCCGGATCCTTGCCGACCATCCGGGGCCCTTCCGCTCCGTCATCCTCGCCGAAGTCAGGTTCGCCTCCCTGGACCATGAGCTCGCCGAGTGGCCGAGCCTCCTCGCCACCAAGGGCATCCAGATACTCGCCCTCGTCAACAAGCACATCCAGTCCCACCAcacctcccggcgcctcccggcTGAAATCCTCCGCTGCGTCTCGCTCCAGCGCCTCTTGCTGGGCTTCTGGACTTTTCCCGTCGACCTCTCCCGCGGCGCCGACGTCATTTTCCCCCACCTCCAGCGTCTCAACATGATAGGGAATGCCATGAGCGACCATGACCTAGAGTACTTGCTTGCTGCCAGCCCCGTTCTGAAGATCATTACGCTCGCGCGCAACAAGCTCAAGCATGTGCATCTCCGCAGCCAAAGCCTCCAGTGCGTGGTCATTGGGCGGTCCGCggtgaaagaggtcgccgtgaTGGAAACACCGCTCTTGGATCGCCTTATCTTGTTGGAACCGTCTCCTAGTGCTGTTGGAAGTGCTCGTCTGAGGATCAAGATTGCGTGTGCAGCCAACCTGCGGGTGCTTGGCTACCTGGAGCCAAGAGCTCACAAGCTGCAGATCGGCTACGAGGTCATCGAG CCAAACATAATGGCAAGCCCAAGAGCGGTGCTTCCGAGCGTCAAGATATTGGCCTTGAAGGTGAATTTTGGTGTCTTTGGGGAGGTCAACATGCTTGCCCGTTTCCTTAGATGCTTTCCCAATGTTGACACGCTTCACATCGAG TCTCTCCCGCATGATCCATCCATACCTGGCTATGAACTCACTGGGGAGTTACAGGAGTACCATGCCAAGTTCTGGCAGGGGGTCAGTCCAATCAAATGCTTGAGATCACATGTCAATAGGATGGTTTTGCACAAATACCGAGGGTATCAAAACGAATTTGAATTCCTCAAGTTCATCGCCAAGGATGCGCCGGAGCTGCAGTCTTTGGTGCTTGTGCCGCATGAAGAAAGTTTTACTTTACCAGATGAGATGAATGAGATGATAGACAGATTAGGGTGTCCGCGGTTTCGAGCATGGACCTCCAAAGTGTTGCTGGTGTTGACTAAAGTAGACATTGGTTTTGGTGTGATGACAGCATCTGATCTTACTGTCGAAGACCCTTTTCGCTGCTCAATGCATGGCTAA
- the LOC123407612 gene encoding F-box protein At4g22280-like isoform X3 translates to MADGAASVVSTAGYDGDDRISALHDDLLCAIISRLSVTDAARTTTLGPRWRHLWHSTPLALDDADLHKSVRDAVVPRILADHPGPFRSVILAEVRFASLDHELAEWPSLLATKGIQILALVNKHIQSHHTSRRLPAEILRCVSLQRLLLGFWTFPVDLSRGADVIFPHLQRLNMIGNAMSDHDLEYLLAASPVLKIITLARNKLKHVHLRSQSLQCVVIGRSAVKEVAVMETPLLDRLILLEPSPSAVGSARLRIKIACAANLRVLGYLEPRAHKLQIGYEVIEPNIMASPRAVLPSVKILALKVNFGVFGEVNMLARFLRCFPNVDTLHIEVSPNSFRQSIIWQCLSRMIHPYLAMNSLGSYRSTMPSSGRGSVQSNA, encoded by the exons GTGCCATCATCTCCCGCCTCTCCGTCACGGACGCCGCCCGCACCACCACCCTCGGCCCCCGCTGGCGCCACCTCTGGCACTCCACACCGCTCGCCCTCGACGATGCCGACCTCCACAAGTCCGTCCGTGACGCCGTAGTCCCCCGGATCCTTGCCGACCATCCGGGGCCCTTCCGCTCCGTCATCCTCGCCGAAGTCAGGTTCGCCTCCCTGGACCATGAGCTCGCCGAGTGGCCGAGCCTCCTCGCCACCAAGGGCATCCAGATACTCGCCCTCGTCAACAAGCACATCCAGTCCCACCAcacctcccggcgcctcccggcTGAAATCCTCCGCTGCGTCTCGCTCCAGCGCCTCTTGCTGGGCTTCTGGACTTTTCCCGTCGACCTCTCCCGCGGCGCCGACGTCATTTTCCCCCACCTCCAGCGTCTCAACATGATAGGGAATGCCATGAGCGACCATGACCTAGAGTACTTGCTTGCTGCCAGCCCCGTTCTGAAGATCATTACGCTCGCGCGCAACAAGCTCAAGCATGTGCATCTCCGCAGCCAAAGCCTCCAGTGCGTGGTCATTGGGCGGTCCGCggtgaaagaggtcgccgtgaTGGAAACACCGCTCTTGGATCGCCTTATCTTGTTGGAACCGTCTCCTAGTGCTGTTGGAAGTGCTCGTCTGAGGATCAAGATTGCGTGTGCAGCCAACCTGCGGGTGCTTGGCTACCTGGAGCCAAGAGCTCACAAGCTGCAGATCGGCTACGAGGTCATCGAG CCAAACATAATGGCAAGCCCAAGAGCGGTGCTTCCGAGCGTCAAGATATTGGCCTTGAAGGTGAATTTTGGTGTCTTTGGGGAGGTCAACATGCTTGCCCGTTTCCTTAGATGCTTTCCCAATGTTGACACGCTTCACATCGAGGTTTCTCCCAATTCTTTCCGTCAGTCTATCATTTGGCAATG TCTCTCCCGCATGATCCATCCATACCTGGCTATGAACTCACTGGGGAGTTACAGGAGTACCATGCCAAGTTCTGGCAGGGGGTCAGTCCAATCAAATGCTTGA
- the LOC123407612 gene encoding F-box/FBD/LRR-repeat protein At5g53840-like isoform X2, with translation MADGAASVVSTAGYDGDDRISALHDDLLCAIISRLSVTDAARTTTLGPRWRHLWHSTPLALDDADLHKSVRDAVVPRILADHPGPFRSVILAEVRFASLDHELAEWPSLLATKGIQILALVNKHIQSHHTSRRLPAEILRCVSLQRLLLGFWTFPVDLSRGADVIFPHLQRLNMIGNAMSDHDLEYLLAASPVLKIITLARNKLKHVHLRSQSLQCVVIGRSAVKEVAVMETPLLDRLILLEPSPSAVGSARLRIKIACAANLRVLGYLEPRAHKLQIGYEVIESLPHDPSIPGYELTGELQEYHAKFWQGVSPIKCLRSHVNRMVLHKYRGYQNEFEFLKFIAKDAPELQSLVLVPHEESFTLPDEMNEMIDRLGCPRFRAWTSKVLLVLTKVDIGFGVMTASDLTVEDPFRCSMHG, from the exons GTGCCATCATCTCCCGCCTCTCCGTCACGGACGCCGCCCGCACCACCACCCTCGGCCCCCGCTGGCGCCACCTCTGGCACTCCACACCGCTCGCCCTCGACGATGCCGACCTCCACAAGTCCGTCCGTGACGCCGTAGTCCCCCGGATCCTTGCCGACCATCCGGGGCCCTTCCGCTCCGTCATCCTCGCCGAAGTCAGGTTCGCCTCCCTGGACCATGAGCTCGCCGAGTGGCCGAGCCTCCTCGCCACCAAGGGCATCCAGATACTCGCCCTCGTCAACAAGCACATCCAGTCCCACCAcacctcccggcgcctcccggcTGAAATCCTCCGCTGCGTCTCGCTCCAGCGCCTCTTGCTGGGCTTCTGGACTTTTCCCGTCGACCTCTCCCGCGGCGCCGACGTCATTTTCCCCCACCTCCAGCGTCTCAACATGATAGGGAATGCCATGAGCGACCATGACCTAGAGTACTTGCTTGCTGCCAGCCCCGTTCTGAAGATCATTACGCTCGCGCGCAACAAGCTCAAGCATGTGCATCTCCGCAGCCAAAGCCTCCAGTGCGTGGTCATTGGGCGGTCCGCggtgaaagaggtcgccgtgaTGGAAACACCGCTCTTGGATCGCCTTATCTTGTTGGAACCGTCTCCTAGTGCTGTTGGAAGTGCTCGTCTGAGGATCAAGATTGCGTGTGCAGCCAACCTGCGGGTGCTTGGCTACCTGGAGCCAAGAGCTCACAAGCTGCAGATCGGCTACGAGGTCATCGAG TCTCTCCCGCATGATCCATCCATACCTGGCTATGAACTCACTGGGGAGTTACAGGAGTACCATGCCAAGTTCTGGCAGGGGGTCAGTCCAATCAAATGCTTGAGATCACATGTCAATAGGATGGTTTTGCACAAATACCGAGGGTATCAAAACGAATTTGAATTCCTCAAGTTCATCGCCAAGGATGCGCCGGAGCTGCAGTCTTTGGTGCTTGTGCCGCATGAAGAAAGTTTTACTTTACCAGATGAGATGAATGAGATGATAGACAGATTAGGGTGTCCGCGGTTTCGAGCATGGACCTCCAAAGTGTTGCTGGTGTTGACTAAAGTAGACATTGGTTTTGGTGTGATGACAGCATCTGATCTTACTGTCGAAGACCCTTTTCGCTGCTCAATGCATGGCTAA